The Spirosoma foliorum genome has a window encoding:
- a CDS encoding T9SS type A sorting domain-containing protein, protein MAQSVDTQPLSVTSICAGSQLDVSANRAGVTSDFSVELSSDGAIYSAIPSTPVSTSGSTEVTYRATIPANIAAGSNYRIRVVSSNSTVFSTPSATVLTIRAKPAIPKVDSLILDCQYISPSASVYSFIYTEVMPNATSTLYNENLSVQQVIQGTAMVGSTSYTTFQISKTGYFSAKYVYPVKDLTFYLTQSVNDCESDRAKTVVRLLYRPVTGPVPVNAKSVEVPFHLPNTYYGSLAYCQGEKASPLSVNGYAAPPENYIVSSRLLPDNQFSTSAVTPNTNSPSSQVYEFALQPIDSKKGCANYGQLNTQLTVRVKAKPEPVLAPAEIVVCEKPNGSSSPFMGVSLTVTSPIAVSKLYNKDGSIPYNDSSVQDYYIIVKGSPGTTFYYATQLVDGCESDKQEIKVIVKPHAPEVSPINIYSTGGEKWGAISYNQGDKAVSLREYGLQPLPDNVVVYYLRESGDLAFTGLTDVINANSSGGTTDPVIPKTDKPGKAVVTFRTSLEGCSGSIYNQGHLVVTVNPALGIEDQSLANSVDIYPVPAVTNLTVHIRGLEAAQPAVLELADMTGCLIRRQETRQTISSLSLESYPPGTYILTIQVADRRASKRIVKL, encoded by the coding sequence GTGGCTCAATCTGTTGATACACAGCCTTTATCTGTAACCTCAATATGTGCTGGCTCACAGCTTGATGTAAGCGCTAATCGAGCAGGTGTCACAAGTGATTTTTCGGTAGAGTTGTCTTCTGATGGTGCCATTTATTCTGCTATACCCTCAACTCCGGTGTCAACATCAGGGAGTACAGAGGTAACGTATAGAGCGACCATTCCAGCGAATATAGCTGCGGGAAGTAATTATCGGATTCGGGTGGTATCGAGTAATTCGACGGTTTTTAGTACGCCTAGTGCAACCGTGCTGACAATTAGGGCCAAACCAGCTATACCAAAGGTCGACAGTCTTATTTTAGATTGCCAGTATATCTCGCCCAGTGCGTCGGTTTACTCCTTTATTTACACCGAGGTTATGCCTAATGCCACTAGTACGCTCTACAATGAAAATCTGAGCGTTCAACAAGTAATTCAGGGAACGGCTATGGTTGGCTCCACCTCCTATACAACCTTTCAGATTTCAAAGACGGGCTATTTTTCGGCGAAGTACGTATACCCGGTTAAGGACTTGACGTTTTATCTGACACAGTCAGTGAATGATTGCGAGAGCGATAGAGCAAAAACTGTTGTGCGACTCCTCTACCGGCCAGTTACTGGCCCAGTGCCTGTAAATGCCAAATCGGTAGAAGTGCCCTTCCATCTGCCGAACACTTATTACGGTTCGCTTGCGTATTGTCAGGGCGAGAAAGCAAGTCCGTTGTCGGTAAATGGCTATGCGGCACCACCCGAAAACTATATAGTTTCTTCTCGGCTACTTCCTGACAATCAATTTTCTACAAGCGCTGTAACGCCCAACACAAACAGCCCATCGTCCCAGGTGTATGAGTTCGCATTGCAGCCTATCGACTCAAAAAAGGGATGCGCAAATTATGGTCAGTTAAATACTCAGTTGACTGTACGTGTAAAGGCCAAGCCTGAACCGGTGCTAGCTCCTGCCGAAATTGTTGTGTGCGAAAAGCCAAATGGCTCAAGTAGTCCGTTTATGGGTGTTTCTTTAACGGTAACCTCGCCAATAGCAGTCTCTAAATTGTATAATAAGGATGGTAGTATACCCTATAACGATAGTTCAGTTCAAGACTATTACATAATTGTTAAAGGTAGTCCGGGTACGACGTTTTATTATGCTACCCAACTGGTTGATGGCTGTGAAAGTGATAAGCAGGAAATTAAGGTGATCGTTAAGCCACACGCTCCAGAGGTATCTCCTATAAACATTTATAGTACTGGTGGCGAAAAGTGGGGAGCCATTAGTTATAATCAGGGCGATAAAGCCGTTTCATTAAGAGAATATGGCCTCCAGCCTTTGCCTGATAATGTTGTTGTTTATTACCTTAGAGAATCCGGTGATTTGGCATTTACGGGGCTTACAGATGTTATCAACGCTAACTCTTCAGGTGGCACTACTGATCCGGTTATTCCAAAGACTGATAAACCGGGTAAAGCTGTAGTGACATTCAGAACGTCTTTAGAGGGCTGCTCGGGGTCAATCTATAATCAGGGCCATCTTGTTGTTACCGTAAACCCAGCCTTGGGTATTGAGGATCAATCGCTGGCTAATTCGGTCGATATTTATCCTGTTCCGGCAGTTACAAACTTGACCGTACACATTCGTGGGTTAGAA
- a CDS encoding Ig-like domain-containing protein, translating to MAHHLHSPKLCERYRERLFITVIFFISFVYHQVSAQTLDTEPLAVTSVCAGSQIDVTGLRTAASSDFTIQLSNGGTTYTDIPSFLLSASGRYEITYRATIPANTPGGTNYRIRIVSKSPDMTGTPSPTILTVKAKPNLPTVSISSLSFCQGQASGALSATATDAAATLLWYGTSATGGTGTLTPAQLSTTNSGVVNYYVTQRLNECESDRASIVVEVKPPSDAPTVQSLVVCQNNPTPVIQPTGQNLLWYTSNNGGTGSSTAPVVNTSQTGQTTYYISQTTNGCESPRAALTVTVAPTPSAPGVSAKILCQFAASEPVTAVGEGLRWYNIDGNKFESAPVITTDKGASFSLLVSQTVGGCESPKATLSVMVLTTPMPAVTKATVEICQGTSAQPLEATGTNLKWTDPNGNVTTTAPTPPTSAASANPNGDVYYVTQTANGCESPKVAITVFVQALPTMSIVGSTTTNVGVEVPLKLSFTGIGSYTYKLSTGLVGAALKDTTILVLPTQTTEYKVTEVSNKCGTGLPANGSSATVTVLVPAIQTLALISATVCAGASLTTSFSTSGNFNSGNVFKLQLAKVETDTTKIVYVDMPNSLAVNGQISGNIPTNTAAGSYWVRVVATNPKIPINGKNSPTLLTVRALPAATLTGNQTIYEGQPSSLTVLFSGEAPFAIAYRDSTSSGLGTIQSLTATTSPYAFAITPKKTTYYYLTSVSNGCGMGSLTNRVVIVSVNPVLGVEDQPLADAVEVYPVPATTNVTVRINGLSTAQTAVLELTDLTGHTTNRQETRQATSSLSLDQHPAGTYILNIQVGDRRASRRIVKL from the coding sequence ATGGCCCACCATTTACATTCCCCTAAACTGTGCGAACGATATAGGGAACGTCTGTTTATCACTGTAATTTTCTTTATTTCATTCGTATATCATCAGGTTTCGGCGCAAACGCTCGATACCGAACCCCTTGCCGTGACTTCCGTTTGTGCGGGATCACAGATTGATGTAACGGGCCTCAGAACAGCCGCTTCCAGCGATTTTACCATACAACTCTCCAACGGAGGAACTACCTATACCGACATTCCTTCATTTCTTTTGTCGGCATCAGGGCGTTATGAAATTACCTATCGGGCTACGATTCCGGCCAATACACCCGGTGGAACAAATTATCGGATTCGGATTGTATCAAAAAGTCCCGATATGACTGGTACGCCCAGCCCGACGATTCTGACCGTGAAGGCCAAACCGAATTTGCCGACGGTTTCCATCAGTTCTCTTTCGTTTTGCCAGGGACAGGCAAGCGGGGCGCTGAGTGCCACGGCTACAGATGCTGCTGCAACGCTACTTTGGTACGGAACTAGTGCAACAGGTGGTACGGGCACACTAACCCCAGCCCAACTGTCGACGACTAATTCTGGTGTGGTCAACTATTACGTTACCCAGCGCTTGAATGAATGTGAAAGCGACCGTGCAAGTATAGTGGTAGAAGTCAAGCCACCATCGGATGCGCCAACTGTTCAGTCGTTGGTAGTTTGCCAGAATAACCCCACACCAGTAATACAACCGACAGGGCAAAATCTGCTGTGGTATACCAGCAATAATGGTGGAACCGGATCATCTACCGCGCCCGTAGTGAATACATCACAAACGGGCCAGACAACTTATTACATCAGCCAGACGACAAATGGTTGTGAAAGTCCACGAGCAGCGCTGACTGTAACCGTAGCGCCCACACCGTCTGCTCCGGGGGTGAGCGCTAAGATTCTCTGTCAGTTTGCGGCTTCTGAGCCAGTAACGGCAGTAGGTGAGGGGTTACGATGGTATAATATCGATGGAAATAAATTTGAGTCGGCTCCAGTTATCACTACCGACAAGGGGGCCTCGTTTTCGTTGCTGGTTAGCCAAACTGTAGGCGGCTGCGAAAGCCCAAAGGCAACGCTGAGTGTTATGGTTCTAACAACGCCTATGCCAGCGGTTACGAAAGCAACAGTTGAGATTTGTCAGGGTACGAGCGCGCAACCGCTTGAGGCTACGGGAACCAACCTGAAATGGACTGATCCAAATGGAAACGTAACCACAACAGCTCCAACGCCACCAACGTCGGCCGCTTCTGCCAATCCGAATGGAGATGTGTATTATGTGACCCAAACAGCCAACGGCTGCGAAAGCCCTAAAGTAGCCATCACGGTATTTGTTCAGGCATTGCCAACGATGTCTATTGTCGGCAGTACAACAACCAATGTGGGTGTAGAAGTCCCGCTGAAATTATCCTTTACGGGCATAGGTTCCTATACGTACAAACTGTCGACTGGGTTGGTCGGTGCTGCCTTAAAAGATACCACCATCTTGGTGCTCCCAACGCAAACGACGGAGTACAAGGTTACTGAAGTTAGTAATAAATGTGGCACGGGATTACCTGCCAACGGATCGTCGGCGACGGTTACGGTGCTTGTTCCCGCCATCCAAACATTGGCATTAATATCGGCAACGGTGTGTGCCGGGGCAAGCCTGACAACCAGTTTTTCAACTTCCGGGAATTTCAATTCGGGCAATGTATTTAAACTTCAACTGGCTAAGGTTGAAACCGATACCACGAAGATTGTGTACGTAGATATGCCCAATAGTCTGGCTGTCAATGGGCAGATCAGTGGTAACATTCCTACTAATACGGCTGCTGGGTCTTACTGGGTGCGGGTTGTGGCGACAAATCCAAAGATTCCTATTAATGGGAAAAACAGCCCCACCTTGCTCACTGTTCGGGCGTTACCCGCAGCAACGCTTACGGGTAATCAAACGATTTATGAGGGGCAGCCGTCCAGCTTAACCGTCCTATTTTCGGGTGAGGCTCCGTTTGCGATTGCCTACCGCGATAGTACGTCCAGCGGCCTGGGGACAATCCAGTCGTTAACGGCAACAACAAGCCCATACGCGTTTGCCATTACGCCTAAGAAAACAACATACTATTATCTTACATCGGTTAGCAATGGTTGTGGGATGGGCTCTTTAACCAATCGAGTGGTTATTGTAAGCGTAAACCCGGTGCTGGGTGTTGAGGATCAACCCTTAGCCGATGCCGTTGAGGTCTATCCGGTGCCCGCAACAACAAATGTGACGGTTCGCATCAATGGATTATCTACCGCGCAAACAGCCGTTCTTGAACTAACGGATTTGACCGGACATACGACGAATCGGCAGGAAACCCGACAAGCTACATCGTCATTGTCCCTTGATCAGCATCCGGCGGGCACCTACATTCTAAACATTCAGGTGGGTGATCGAAGAGCTTCCCGGCGGATTGTGAAGTTGTAG